In Chitinophagaceae bacterium, the genomic window ATAATTAGGATAGAATGACATTTACATCAGAAGCAGAATTTGAAGAAGCACTAATCCAAACCCTTTCTAAAAAAGGTTGGGAAAAGGAAGTATTAAAACGTCCTACCGAAAAAGACTTGCTCCAAAACTGGGCAAACATCTTGTTTGAAAACAACCGAGGCAAAGACCGCTTAAATGATTACCCACTTACCGAAGGTGAAATGCAACAGATTTTGGAGCAGATAAATGCTTTGCGAACTCCTTTAAAACTAAATGGCTTTATCAATGGCAAAACAGTTTCCATAAAAAGAGATAACCCTGCTGATGTGTTGCACTTTGGCAAAGAAGTAAGTCTAAAAATTTATGACAGATTGGAAATTGCAGCAGGGCAAAGCCGTTACCAAATTGCACAACAACCCGTTTTCCCTACCAAGTCTAAAATACTAAATGACAGACGTGGCGACATCATGCTTTTAATAAATGGAATGCCATTGATTCATATTGAATTAAAAAAGAACGGAGTTTCGGTAAGTCAGGCTTGTCATCAAATAGAAAAATATTCCAGAGAAGGCGTTTTTTCAGGCTTGTTTTCACTGGTTCAGATTTTTGTGGCAATGGAGCCAAAAGAAACGGTGTATTTCGCCAACCCTGGTCCCGATGGTAAATTCAATAAAGACTTTTATTTCCATTGGGCAGACTTCAATAATGAGCCAATAAACGATTGGAGTGATATTGCTTCTTCGTTATTGTTTATTCCAATGGCTCACCAGTTAATTGGTTTCTACACCGTAGCAGATAGCAATGATGGTGTTTTAAAAGTCATGCGGAGTTACCAATACTTTGCTGCAAATGCCATTTCAGATAAAGTTGCCAAAACCGATTGGAAAAGCAAACATGCTTTAGGCGGTTACATTTGGCACACCACAGGTTCGGGCAAAACCATGACCAGTTTTAAATCTGCCCAACTAATTGCCAATTCACAAGACGCAGATAAGGTAATTTTCTTGATGGACAGGATTGAACTTGGAACACAATCCTTAAAAGAATATCGAGGTTTTGCTGACGATAATGAAGACGTGCAAGCAACGGAAAACACAGGCGTTTTGGTTACTAAACTTAAAAGTTCAGACCCTGCAAATACGCTGATTGTAACTTCCATTCAAAAAATGAGCAACATCAAAGATGAAGATGGTGGGCTAAATGCCCACGACATTTTGCTCATGAATAAAAAGCGAATTGTTTTTATTGTTGATGAAGCACACCGTTCCACTTTCGGTGATATGCTTAGGGCAATTAAAAACACATTTACATCTGCTATTTTCTTTGGATTCACAGGAACTCCCATTCAAGATGAAAACCAAAAGAAAATGAATACCACATCAACTGTATTTGGTGATGAATTGCATAGATACAGTATTGCAGATGGTATTCGTGATAAAAACGTTCTCGGTTTTGACCCATATAAAATTCTTACTTACAGAGACCGAGATTTACGATTAGCTGTTGCCTTGGAAAAAGCAAGAGCCAACAATGAAGCAGAAGCATTGGCAGACCCAAGAAAAGCAAGAGTATTTAATAAATACATGACCAGAGTTAGAATGGCTGGTCATTTTGAAACTTCAGGTCGTTATGTTCGGGGTATTGAAGATTATTTGCCCACTTCCCAATATGACCGTGACGAACACCATCATGCAGTTGTTGAGGACATTCTAAGGAATTGGATAGTTCTAAGTCAATACGGAAAATTCCACGCCATATTTGCCACAAGTAGTATTGCTGACGCAATATTGTATTACCGTTTGTTTAAAGCAGAAAATCCGAACTTAAAAATTACTGCACTATTTGACCCACACATTGACAACAACGGAAACACTGAATACAAAGAGGATGGACTTGTTGAAATATTGACCGACTACAACGAACGCTATGAGCAAGATTTCAGGCTTGCCAATCATGCAAAATTCAAAAAAGACATTGCCGCAAGACTTGCACACAAAGAGCCTTATTTAAGAATAGAATCCACACCGCATAAGCAAATTGATTTATTGATTGTGGTTGACCAAATGCTGACAGGTTTTGATTCCAAATGGATAAATACGTTGTATATGGATAAGGTGCTTGAATATGAAAATATCATTCAAGCATTTTCAAGAACCAATCGCTTATTTGGTCCTGATAAACCATTCGGAACTATTCGCTATTACCGTATGCCCCATTCAATGGAGCGAAACATCAATGATGCTATAAAACTTTATTCAGGCGACAAACCAATTGCACTTTTCGTTGAGCATTTAGATTCAAATCTCAATTCAATGAATCACGTTTACGGTGAAATTGAAAACTTATTCAGAACCGCTGGAATTGAAAATTTCGAGAGACTTCCTGATGATTTATCAGAAAGAGGAAGATTTGCCATACTGTTCAAAGATTTTAATAATTACTTAGAAGCCGCTAAAATTCAAGGTTTCAATTGGAGCAAATTGTCATACAACTTTGGAAAAGGAAAAGACAAGGTAACAATTGAAATGGCGTTGGACGAAAACACCTACTTGATATTGGCTCTTCGTTACAAAGAACTATTTAACACTGGTGGTGGCGGTGGTGGCGGTGATGTACCTTATGAGATTGAAGGTTATTTGACAGAGATAGACACCGACAAAATAGATTCAGACTATATGAACTCTCGATTTGACAAGTTCATTAAGGAGCTAAAAAAAGGAGATGTTGACCCAACTGAATTACAAAACACTTTAGATGAGTTGTATAAATCATTTGCAACCTTGACACAAGAAGAACAGAAATACGCCAACCTTTTTATTCGTGACGTTCAAAGTGGTGTTGCAAAACTTGAGAGCGGAAAAACGTTTAGAGAATATATCACAGAATACGAGTTCAACGCAAAGAATGACCAGATAAAGAAAATCGCAACTTTACTCGGCCTTGATGAATCAAAACTGCGTTCTCACATGTCATCAGGATTGACAGAGGCAAATATTAACGAATACGGACGTTTTGACGAATTAAAAAACACGGTTGACAAGGACAAAGCAAAAGCATATTTTGAAAAACTGGAGGGGACAACTATTCCTGCTTTCAAAGTAAATATCAGAGTTCACAATTTGTTACAGAAGTTTATAATTGAAGATGGTTTTGATATTGAATAATATATTGCCCACGCATTTGCAAGCACATTGCCAAAGCCGCACAAGCCAAAGCACAGACCAAAGCTTTGACAAAGAGCTTGCAAAGCCAACGCAGGACAAAATTGTTTTTAAAAAATTTCCTGACCCTTCAAAAAAAATAAAAAACGCAACGCACAGCCGACACTCAATGACACATAAACTCAATATTGACAATGGTTTGCAAAGACGGTGGACAGAAGGCCTACTGCTAACAGCGGTTTGGCGTAATGGCGGGTTCAGTGCTTCGTATGACAGTTTTGTGGTAGGTTCAAGTGCAGTTCTTCGATTGAACTTTTGTGCTAAAAATCCGCCACTACGCCAAGCCGCAAACCGTAAGCAAAACTGACCCTGTGCAAATGAACGAAACAGCGACAAAATCAACTTGGGAAAATCACCCTATTGACAATCCAAAACGGATTGATATTGATTTGCAATTTTCTGACAAACACTTTTCAAAACTAACCAAAGGGCTTATCCCTCAACAAATGGAGGACAAATGGTTCATCTTTTATGAATATGAATGGCTTTATTTTCATCGTTCCTGGACAGGTTATGGAATTTACAAAGCAAAACTCAGCAAAGGAACTGAAGGCTATTCAATAAAAGAATTTTGGGTAGAAAGAAATCAAGAAAAATATAATAACACTGAGGACAATTCTGATATTGAAATTTTTTCATTTCTTATTGCAAGAGGTCTTTTAGGAATTGACGTTCGGAACATTTACTCTAAACACTACATAAAATCAGAAACAGATATGGTAAAAGGTTGGAGTAATTTTGGGAATATGCTTTTTAGTAACCAAGGAGTTGATTATTCAATAGAAATAAAATCTGCGCTTTTTGGTGTTGCCGTTGGCGACGCTTTGGGTGTTCCAGTTGAATTCAACAGCAGACAAACGATTAGTAAAAATCCAGTAACTGATATGATTGGTTACGGAACATACGATTTGCCAGCAGGAACTTGGTCAGACGACAGTTCCCTAACATTTTGTCTTACCGAAGCATTGACACAAGATTTTGACCTTAATGTAATCGGGCAAAACTTTGTGAAATGGAAACACGAAAATTATTGGACACCACACGGACACGTTTTTGATATTGGCATTGCAACAAGTCAAGCAATCTCACGACTAGCAAAAGGCGCAAAGCCAGAGTTAGCAGGCGGTTTTGACGAAACCGATAATGGTAATGGTTCGCTTATGCGAATTTTACCATTACTTTTTTATTTGCTTGACAAACCAATTAACGAGCGTTACGACATTACAAAAAAAGTTTCGTCAATCACACACGGGCATATTCGTTCAGTAATTGCTTGCTTCTACTACCTTGAATTTGCTTTACAACTTTTTTCGGGCAAAGACAAATTTGAAACTTACAAAGATTTACAAACCGAAATCACAAACTACTTGACAAGTCATTCTATCAATTCGACAGAAATTGCATTGTTTGACAGACTTTTAAAAGACGATATTTACAAATTGGCAGAAGAAGAAATTCAAAGTAGTGGTTATGTTTTACATACACTTGAAGCAAGTATTTGGTGTTTACTTACAACAAAAAACTATAAAGAAGCAGTTTTGAAAGCCGTTAATTTGGGTAGCGACACCGACACCACAGGGGCGGTTACAGGCGGACTTGCAGGGCTTCTTTACGGACTTGACAAAATTCCTAAAAATTGGTTACAACGAATAGCGAGACATGAAGACATTGAAAACTTGGCAGAACGACTTTCCGATAAACTTGCCAGCCACTAACATTAGTATTGCCAATAGTGAGGACAGAAGAGCAATCAGTCCCGATAATTTATCGGGATAATTCTATTGTACTGCGGCTCGGGCTTGAAAAGCAAATGGATTTTACGCAAATACTTTAGATGTTTAATTTTTTTTACAGATTGTGTATATTTGAGGGATAAGTATTTTTTCTCAAACTCGTTTTGCTGTATTACTTTAGAGCAAGCTCTAAACAAAGTACATTGGTTTGTTTATTATCGTAGGCAATCTTATTGAATATATGAGCTGAATCGGCAAATAAAAACTTCAATTAAATTCAACGTGTAAAATAATCATGCACAAACTATTTTTAACCTTCCTTACCATACTTTTTATAACAACAATTGTTGCACAAACTCCCAAAAAACTTCCCAATATTATTTATATCTATGCAGATGATATGGGCTATGGTGAATTAGGATCTTATGGTCAGCAAAAAATTAAAACACCCAACCTTGATCAATTAGCAAGGGAAGGCATTTTGTTTACACAGCACTATACATCAGCTCCTGTATGTGCCCCGGCAAGAACAATGTTGATGACAGGAAAACACAGTGGCCATGCCTACATACGTGGCAATTACGAATTAGGAGGATTTGAGGATGATAAGGAAGGTGGGCAAATGCCCTTACCAGAAGGCACTTTTACCATAGCAAAAATGCTGAAAAATGCAGGTTATTCAACGGGCATGATTGGCAAATGGGGCCTGGGCATGAATAATACAACGGGCAACCCCAATAAGCAGGGTTTTGATTATTATTACGGCTATCTTGACCAAAAACAATCCCATAATTTTTATCCTACCCACCTTTGGGAAAATGGAAAATGGGATACCTTGAATAATCCTTATTTTTTTGTACACCGTACAATTCCAGCCAACTCGCCTGATTCAGCATTTGATCATTTCAAAGGAAAAGATTATTCCATTACAAAGATGGCAGAGAAAACACTGAGTTTTATTAAAGCCAATAAAAACAAACCTTTCTTTTTATATCTGCCTTATACGGTACCGCATATCTCTTTACAGGCACCTGATGAAGCAGTACAGGAATACATTGGCCAGTTTGATGAGCTACCTTATTATGGCGATAAAGGCTATGCACCCTGCAAATATCCTTTATCTACTTACGCAGCTATGATAACCTATATGGACAAGCAAATTGGGAGAATAATGGCTCTATTAAAAGAATTAAATTTAGATAGAAATACTTTAGTTATGTTTAGCAGTGATAATGGAACCACATTTGATGCAGGCGGTATAAAAGCAGAATATTTTAAGTTAACCGGGGGATTGCGAGGCAGAAAACAGGACTTATATGAAGGAGGCATCAGAGTTCCTTTTATTGCAAGATGGCCGGGGAAAATACCCGGGGGAAAAACTTCTGATCTTGTTTTTGCACAATATGATTTACTGCCTACCCTTGCAGAATTAACCTATGCAAAAGCATGGCCAAATGATGGTATTTCTTTTTTGCCTGCACTAATAGGCAACAACAAACAGCAAAAGAAACATGAATTTTTGTATTTTGAATTTCCGGAAAAAGGCGGGCAGGTAGCGATACGTATGGGTAATTGGAAAGGAGTAAAAAGCAATATGAAAAGTAATTTAGAAGCTACCTGGGAAATATATAACCTTGCTACGGACAAGTATGAAGCCGTAAATGTAGCATACAAGCATCCGGATCTGATAAAGAAATTTGAAGAAATTTTAAAGAAAGAACACCAGCAGGCTCATATAAAAGAATGGGAATTTATAGCCCCAAAATTTCAGGATAAAGACTAATAGATGTTTAATAATAATTACAATATTTAGAGCTGCTTTTTAGTAAAATAAAATTATTTTGAATTAAGGGCAGCAAATGAAATCGAACTCACTCCATTGCTTCGAAATTTTATTATTTATCTTTAGTAAATATACAGGCAAAAAGGTTTTTACAGATATTTCGACCCTAATTTAAATACTCTGTACATAAGGGCATCAATACAACTTTAAACTATTCAATATGAAACTTTACTATTACGGTTTCGCTTTTCATCCGAAAATTTTTTCAACACATCAAAAGCTACATTAGGCAATACAATTTCAATAAGCACCTAAGAAATACATTACAATGATGGAAAATGAAAGAATAATCAGCCTGTTTCAAAATTTATATGACGGTGAACCATGGATAGATGTAACAATTAAATCTACCCTGGCCAAACTTACTGCAGAACAAGCCGCAGCAAGGGTTTTAGATAATTGCAACACAATTTGGGAAATTGTAAATCATCTCATAGCATGGAGAATTGCAGTAAAGGAACGCATCAGGGGTAACAACATTAAAACACCGGGCAATAATTACATTCAAAAAGTAGTGGATACTTCAAAAACAGCCTGGGCCGAAACTTTGAAAAAACTTGATAATTCACAAAGAGATTGGGTGCAATTTTTGGGCAACATCAATGAAACTGATTTGCAAAAAAGTTATGAGCCGGGGCAAATGACAAATTATGAACTTATCCAGGGAATTATACAACACGATGCTTACCATTTAGGCCAAATTATAATTATTGCTAAACAAGGAAAAAAAAATAGAAATACTGTACAGTAGTTTATAAAATATCCTTTAATTAAATATAAATAAATGTTGCATAAACACATTTTAAAATGATAAAGAAACATAACATCCTTAATAAATCAATTTTAATTTCCCTGCTGCTAATTATAGGGTTTTCGGTATTGGCACAACGCACTACAGTGGGCAATCTTTTAGTTGAAGCAGCAGGCGAAATACCTTCAGCTGTTTCGGAAAAGCTCGATCAGTATAATAATATCCGCACTGCAGGTTTTGCAGACTGGGATGCCACGGGTAATGGACTGTATATAGTTACCCGCTTTGCCGATGTAGCTCAAATACATCATGTAAGTAAGCCTGGAGCTTACCGTGAGCAAATTACTTTTTTCAAAGAACCTGTAACCGCTGTTTCTAAATGTCCCAATCCTGGTAAAAACGGTTTTCTTTTCAGCCAGGATATTGGAGGCAACGAAAATTATCAAATTTATTATTTCGATATACAAAGCAGCGTTTATACAATGCTCACCGATGGAAAAAGCCGCAATACTAATGCTTTGTGGAATAAAAAGGGCGATAAAATAGCCTTTGCCACTACCAAACGAACCGGCAAAGATTTAGATTTTTACATTGCTCCTCTTAGCAATCCTTCGGAAGCAAAACTGGTTAAGGAAAATAAAGGTGGCGGATGGTTGCTGGCAGACTGGAGCAATGATGGCAATAAATTAATAGCCATAAACTACACTTCCATCAACGAGTCAAAAATTTATTTGATTGATATTGCCACAGGAAAAATGGAAGAAATTAACCCTTCCGGCAAACAAATTTCTTATTCAAACAGAAATGTAAAATTTTCAAAAGATGGCAAAGGCATTTTTCTCACATCAGATGAAGATGCAGAATTTCTTAGCCTCTGGTATTTTGA contains:
- a CDS encoding type I restriction endonuclease subunit R produces the protein MTFTSEAEFEEALIQTLSKKGWEKEVLKRPTEKDLLQNWANILFENNRGKDRLNDYPLTEGEMQQILEQINALRTPLKLNGFINGKTVSIKRDNPADVLHFGKEVSLKIYDRLEIAAGQSRYQIAQQPVFPTKSKILNDRRGDIMLLINGMPLIHIELKKNGVSVSQACHQIEKYSREGVFSGLFSLVQIFVAMEPKETVYFANPGPDGKFNKDFYFHWADFNNEPINDWSDIASSLLFIPMAHQLIGFYTVADSNDGVLKVMRSYQYFAANAISDKVAKTDWKSKHALGGYIWHTTGSGKTMTSFKSAQLIANSQDADKVIFLMDRIELGTQSLKEYRGFADDNEDVQATENTGVLVTKLKSSDPANTLIVTSIQKMSNIKDEDGGLNAHDILLMNKKRIVFIVDEAHRSTFGDMLRAIKNTFTSAIFFGFTGTPIQDENQKKMNTTSTVFGDELHRYSIADGIRDKNVLGFDPYKILTYRDRDLRLAVALEKARANNEAEALADPRKARVFNKYMTRVRMAGHFETSGRYVRGIEDYLPTSQYDRDEHHHAVVEDILRNWIVLSQYGKFHAIFATSSIADAILYYRLFKAENPNLKITALFDPHIDNNGNTEYKEDGLVEILTDYNERYEQDFRLANHAKFKKDIAARLAHKEPYLRIESTPHKQIDLLIVVDQMLTGFDSKWINTLYMDKVLEYENIIQAFSRTNRLFGPDKPFGTIRYYRMPHSMERNINDAIKLYSGDKPIALFVEHLDSNLNSMNHVYGEIENLFRTAGIENFERLPDDLSERGRFAILFKDFNNYLEAAKIQGFNWSKLSYNFGKGKDKVTIEMALDENTYLILALRYKELFNTGGGGGGGDVPYEIEGYLTEIDTDKIDSDYMNSRFDKFIKELKKGDVDPTELQNTLDELYKSFATLTQEEQKYANLFIRDVQSGVAKLESGKTFREYITEYEFNAKNDQIKKIATLLGLDESKLRSHMSSGLTEANINEYGRFDELKNTVDKDKAKAYFEKLEGTTIPAFKVNIRVHNLLQKFIIEDGFDIE
- a CDS encoding ADP-ribosylglycohydrolase family protein; this encodes MLFSNQGVDYSIEIKSALFGVAVGDALGVPVEFNSRQTISKNPVTDMIGYGTYDLPAGTWSDDSSLTFCLTEALTQDFDLNVIGQNFVKWKHENYWTPHGHVFDIGIATSQAISRLAKGAKPELAGGFDETDNGNGSLMRILPLLFYLLDKPINERYDITKKVSSITHGHIRSVIACFYYLEFALQLFSGKDKFETYKDLQTEITNYLTSHSINSTEIALFDRLLKDDIYKLAEEEIQSSGYVLHTLEASIWCLLTTKNYKEAVLKAVNLGSDTDTTGAVTGGLAGLLYGLDKIPKNWLQRIARHEDIENLAERLSDKLASH
- a CDS encoding DinB family protein, producing the protein MMENERIISLFQNLYDGEPWIDVTIKSTLAKLTAEQAAARVLDNCNTIWEIVNHLIAWRIAVKERIRGNNIKTPGNNYIQKVVDTSKTAWAETLKKLDNSQRDWVQFLGNINETDLQKSYEPGQMTNYELIQGIIQHDAYHLGQIIIIAKQGKKNRNTVQ
- a CDS encoding arylsulfatase; protein product: MHKLFLTFLTILFITTIVAQTPKKLPNIIYIYADDMGYGELGSYGQQKIKTPNLDQLAREGILFTQHYTSAPVCAPARTMLMTGKHSGHAYIRGNYELGGFEDDKEGGQMPLPEGTFTIAKMLKNAGYSTGMIGKWGLGMNNTTGNPNKQGFDYYYGYLDQKQSHNFYPTHLWENGKWDTLNNPYFFVHRTIPANSPDSAFDHFKGKDYSITKMAEKTLSFIKANKNKPFFLYLPYTVPHISLQAPDEAVQEYIGQFDELPYYGDKGYAPCKYPLSTYAAMITYMDKQIGRIMALLKELNLDRNTLVMFSSDNGTTFDAGGIKAEYFKLTGGLRGRKQDLYEGGIRVPFIARWPGKIPGGKTSDLVFAQYDLLPTLAELTYAKAWPNDGISFLPALIGNNKQQKKHEFLYFEFPEKGGQVAIRMGNWKGVKSNMKSNLEATWEIYNLATDKYEAVNVAYKHPDLIKKFEEILKKEHQQAHIKEWEFIAPKFQDKD